The uncultured Desulfobulbus sp. genome window below encodes:
- a CDS encoding helix-turn-helix transcriptional regulator, whose amino-acid sequence MNNNSGSVDINGEKIRQAREELGLTQLYLATVVGVTTDTISRWENRRYPSIKLENAKKLAEALELPLEELQETLEENSEPQNQDPPPKTLASSSWLSRRKLLGLTALLVSCIGLGVGLFFFYAQTPLTARRIMPAQTAPNLSFPVIVELSGPVQFRKSMLIREEVQGQLSTYSVLEDDTHKPFGHSPRWIGRLRRGKAHFIYVVTPEKNLSPGQVLTFSGNVMSSEGQLLADPIEGTQTIQIGLYHWADTNRDYAISDDEILSAYETFAPRRSPSISFSALEQLWLAGSYTWNTRKQIFEPIQLKEKE is encoded by the coding sequence ATGAACAACAACAGTGGCAGCGTTGATATAAATGGGGAAAAAATTCGCCAGGCGCGCGAAGAGCTCGGGCTTACCCAGCTCTATCTGGCCACAGTGGTGGGTGTCACCACGGATACCATCTCCCGATGGGAGAACCGTCGTTATCCCTCCATTAAGCTGGAAAATGCAAAAAAACTTGCGGAAGCACTGGAACTCCCTCTTGAAGAGCTGCAGGAAACTCTTGAAGAAAACTCTGAACCTCAGAATCAGGATCCTCCCCCAAAAACGCTCGCCTCATCTTCCTGGCTGAGTCGCCGAAAACTTTTGGGGCTCACCGCTCTTCTGGTGTCCTGCATTGGCCTCGGCGTGGGGCTTTTTTTCTTTTATGCGCAAACTCCGCTCACGGCCCGTCGCATCATGCCTGCGCAGACCGCGCCCAATCTGAGTTTTCCCGTCATTGTAGAACTCAGCGGGCCAGTGCAGTTTAGAAAGAGCATGCTGATCCGTGAGGAAGTTCAAGGTCAGCTCTCGACCTACAGCGTGCTCGAGGACGACACCCATAAACCCTTTGGACACAGTCCTCGCTGGATTGGCCGCCTGCGCAGAGGCAAGGCTCATTTCATCTATGTGGTCACTCCAGAGAAAAATCTCTCCCCAGGGCAGGTGCTCACCTTTTCCGGAAATGTCATGTCCAGCGAAGGACAACTTCTTGCAGACCCCATAGAAGGCACGCAGACAATTCAAATTGGTCTCTACCATTGGGCGGATACCAACCGGGATTACGCCATCAGTGATGATGAAATTCTTTCCGCCTACGAGACTTTTGCGCCTCGACGCAGCCCCTCAATCAGCTTTTCCGCACTTGAGCAACTCTGGCTGGCTGGCAGCTATACCTGGAATACCCGCAAACAAATCTTTGAGCCTATCCAGTTAAAGGAAAAGGAGTAG
- the ftsH gene encoding ATP-dependent zinc metalloprotease FtsH — MDKNQKFNMIFAIIAVFGILFFHEIWTEQQKVEAVPYSEMEALLQQGKVKELTIREQYIVGELKDPDPNGKTYIIANRVDPKLAEQLSQYKVPYTQVHESKFFSTLLSWIVPALIFFGIWFLLIRKLMERQGGMGGGFMNIGKSKAKIYVEQQTGVSFEDVAGVEESKAELQEIVEFLKSPEDYGKLGARMPKGILLVGPPGTGKTLLSRAVAGEAAVPFFSISGSEFVEMFVGVGAARVRDLFEQARKSAPAIIFIDELDALGRARSAAGLGGNDEREQTLNQLLVELDGFDPSTGLVLLAATNRPEVLDPALLRAGRFDRQVLVDRPDKKGRIEILNVHMKKVQVGEDVDASQVADFTTGFSGADLANLVNEAALLATRRQAEKVAMEDFTQAIERIVAGLEKKNRLLNPREREIVAYHEVGHALAALALPGSDPVYKISIIPRGIGALGYTLQRPTEDRFLMTKEELENKIAVLLGGRAAEKLFFNHLSTGASDDIARATDIARNMVTRYGMDPDIGFVVYEENQQSFLNQQHGHGVSGCQISDSTAHQIDASVRKIIDDTFVRTYEILEKNKDVLDRCAKVLLDKETLLEEELAELSKGLQS; from the coding sequence ATGGACAAGAACCAGAAATTTAACATGATTTTTGCCATTATCGCTGTTTTTGGCATTCTCTTCTTTCATGAAATATGGACAGAACAACAAAAGGTTGAAGCTGTCCCTTACAGCGAGATGGAGGCCTTGCTCCAACAGGGAAAGGTCAAAGAGCTGACTATCCGTGAGCAGTACATCGTGGGTGAACTGAAAGATCCGGACCCAAACGGGAAAACCTATATTATTGCCAATCGGGTTGACCCAAAGCTTGCAGAGCAGCTCTCCCAATATAAGGTCCCGTATACTCAGGTACATGAGAGTAAATTTTTTTCGACCCTGCTGTCGTGGATTGTCCCTGCCCTGATCTTCTTTGGGATTTGGTTTCTGCTTATTCGTAAACTCATGGAACGGCAGGGCGGCATGGGGGGCGGTTTTATGAATATTGGCAAATCCAAAGCCAAGATCTATGTCGAACAGCAGACAGGTGTCTCCTTTGAGGATGTGGCAGGCGTTGAGGAGAGCAAGGCGGAATTGCAGGAAATCGTCGAGTTTTTGAAATCCCCGGAAGATTACGGTAAACTGGGGGCTCGTATGCCCAAGGGGATTTTACTTGTTGGCCCTCCTGGCACGGGTAAAACTCTGCTCTCGCGGGCGGTTGCCGGTGAGGCAGCGGTTCCGTTTTTTTCCATCTCTGGTTCCGAGTTTGTGGAGATGTTTGTCGGTGTGGGAGCCGCCCGAGTACGCGACCTTTTTGAGCAGGCGCGAAAATCTGCACCGGCAATTATTTTTATCGACGAATTGGACGCGCTTGGTCGTGCCCGCTCTGCGGCAGGGCTTGGCGGTAATGACGAGCGGGAACAGACCCTCAATCAGCTCCTGGTGGAACTCGATGGTTTTGATCCGAGCACGGGGCTGGTGCTTTTGGCCGCCACCAACAGACCCGAGGTCCTGGATCCGGCCTTACTCCGTGCCGGACGCTTTGATCGACAGGTGCTGGTGGATCGTCCGGACAAGAAAGGACGTATCGAAATCCTCAATGTCCACATGAAAAAAGTGCAGGTCGGCGAAGACGTCGATGCATCCCAGGTGGCAGATTTTACAACCGGTTTTTCCGGAGCCGATCTCGCTAACCTGGTCAATGAGGCCGCACTTCTGGCCACCCGTCGGCAGGCAGAAAAGGTGGCTATGGAAGATTTTACCCAGGCGATTGAGCGTATCGTTGCAGGTTTGGAGAAAAAAAATCGGCTCCTCAATCCGCGGGAGCGAGAGATTGTCGCCTATCATGAGGTGGGACATGCGTTGGCTGCCCTGGCCTTGCCGGGCAGTGATCCGGTCTACAAAATTTCCATCATTCCTCGTGGTATTGGTGCGCTGGGCTACACCCTGCAGCGGCCAACCGAAGATCGGTTTCTAATGACCAAAGAAGAGTTGGAAAATAAAATTGCTGTGCTCCTTGGAGGCCGGGCAGCTGAGAAACTCTTTTTTAACCATCTCTCCACCGGGGCCTCCGATGATATTGCCCGAGCCACAGATATTGCCCGTAACATGGTCACGCGCTACGGAATGGACCCTGATATTGGTTTTGTGGTCTATGAGGAAAATCAGCAGAGTTTTCTTAACCAGCAGCATGGGCATGGCGTGAGCGGGTGCCAAATCAGCGACTCTACCGCCCATCAGATCGATGCTTCCGTACGCAAGATTATCGATGATACCTTCGTGCGGACCTACGAGATTCTGGAAAAGAATAAAGATGTTTTGGATCGCTGCGCCAAGGTCCTCCTGGATAAAGAGACCCTGCTTGAGGAGGAATTGGCTGAGTTGAGTAAAGGGCTGCAGAGCTGA
- a CDS encoding glutamine synthetase III, protein MSGIQARLNAISAIINYKPSHEPLNFNETKPTEAFGCNVFSDKVMKERLPKPIYKSLKKTIIYGEKLDASVADVVATAMKDWAIEKGATHFTHVFYPLTGLTAEKHDSFLSPDGEGGAIAEFSGKLLIQGEPDASSFPSGGLRATFEARGYTAWDVTSPAFIMENPNGTFLCIPTAFVSWTGEALDKKTPLLRSLQALNKQAKRVLNLFGTSTSLPVTAFAGPEQEYFLIDRNFIFARPDLLTAGRSLFGAPPSKGQEFDDQYFGSINRRVLAFMMDVERELYKLGVPVKTRHNEVAPAQFEIAPLYEQGNLATDHNQLVMTTLQTVAKRYGMVCLLHEKPFAGINGSGKHLNYSIGNAELGSLFDPGETPHSNAQFLVFCAAAIRALHKFGPLLRATAGSASNDHRLGANEAPPAIISTYLGEQLADVFEQIKKGKVEGSKTKGVMNIGVDTLPPLPMDPGDRNRTSPFAFTGNRFEFRAVGSSHSIAGAQVALNTMMAESLDYVATKLEKLGKVNKTKFNEGVQELLQKIMEKHDAVVFNGDGYSDAWHKEAVEKRGLPNLRTTPEALPVLTSKEVVELFGKYDVLSEAELASRKEIYFEQYALTVNVEANLVIRMARTMIFPAAMRYQGQLAETCEKLKAIGQDFKMEALEDVTTKLRAMQAEVNNLEKLLAHEAGDTEAHAVYMCNEILPAMLKVREHADALEKVVADDLWPLPSYQEMLFIR, encoded by the coding sequence ATGAGTGGAATCCAGGCCCGTCTGAATGCTATTTCTGCAATCATCAATTACAAGCCCTCCCATGAGCCTCTGAACTTCAATGAAACCAAACCCACTGAAGCGTTTGGTTGCAATGTATTCAGCGATAAGGTCATGAAAGAGCGGCTGCCCAAACCGATATACAAATCGCTGAAAAAAACCATCATTTATGGTGAAAAACTGGATGCTTCCGTCGCTGATGTGGTTGCCACCGCCATGAAGGACTGGGCCATTGAGAAGGGTGCTACCCACTTCACCCATGTTTTCTACCCACTCACCGGTCTGACTGCAGAAAAACATGACTCCTTCCTTTCCCCTGACGGCGAAGGTGGTGCTATTGCCGAGTTCTCTGGTAAGCTCTTGATCCAGGGTGAGCCGGACGCCTCTTCCTTCCCCTCTGGTGGCCTGCGCGCAACCTTTGAGGCTCGTGGTTATACCGCATGGGATGTAACCAGCCCTGCATTCATCATGGAGAATCCCAACGGTACCTTCCTCTGCATCCCCACCGCCTTTGTTTCCTGGACCGGTGAGGCTCTGGACAAAAAGACCCCGCTGCTGCGTTCTCTCCAGGCCCTGAACAAACAGGCAAAACGTGTACTCAACCTGTTTGGCACCAGCACCTCCCTGCCTGTTACTGCCTTTGCCGGTCCTGAGCAGGAGTACTTCCTCATTGACCGCAACTTCATCTTTGCTCGCCCTGACCTGCTCACCGCCGGCCGTTCACTCTTTGGTGCGCCTCCTTCCAAAGGCCAGGAGTTTGACGATCAGTACTTCGGTTCTATCAACCGTCGCGTTCTCGCTTTCATGATGGATGTAGAGCGTGAGCTTTACAAACTGGGTGTTCCTGTTAAAACCCGTCATAACGAGGTTGCACCGGCCCAGTTTGAGATTGCACCGCTCTACGAGCAGGGCAACCTGGCCACCGATCACAACCAGCTGGTTATGACCACCCTCCAGACAGTTGCCAAACGCTACGGCATGGTTTGCCTGCTCCATGAGAAACCTTTTGCCGGTATCAACGGTTCCGGTAAACATCTCAACTACTCCATCGGTAACGCCGAGCTGGGTAGCCTCTTTGACCCGGGCGAAACTCCGCATTCCAATGCGCAGTTCCTGGTTTTCTGTGCAGCTGCCATCCGTGCACTCCATAAATTTGGTCCCCTGCTCCGCGCCACTGCAGGTTCTGCATCCAATGACCATCGTCTCGGTGCCAACGAGGCTCCGCCTGCGATCATCAGCACCTACCTGGGCGAGCAGCTTGCCGATGTTTTTGAGCAGATCAAGAAAGGTAAGGTTGAAGGCTCCAAGACCAAAGGTGTGATGAACATCGGTGTTGACACTCTGCCTCCGCTGCCCATGGATCCGGGCGATCGTAACCGTACCAGCCCCTTTGCCTTCACCGGTAACCGCTTTGAGTTCCGCGCTGTTGGTTCTTCTCACTCCATCGCCGGTGCCCAGGTTGCCCTGAACACCATGATGGCCGAGTCCCTTGATTATGTTGCCACCAAGCTCGAGAAACTGGGTAAGGTCAACAAAACCAAGTTCAACGAGGGCGTACAGGAGCTTCTCCAGAAGATCATGGAGAAACATGACGCTGTTGTCTTCAACGGTGACGGTTACTCTGACGCGTGGCACAAAGAAGCAGTCGAAAAACGTGGTCTGCCCAACCTGCGCACCACCCCTGAGGCACTGCCGGTTCTCACCAGCAAGGAAGTTGTTGAGCTTTTTGGTAAATACGACGTCCTCTCCGAGGCCGAGCTGGCCAGCCGTAAAGAGATTTACTTTGAGCAGTATGCATTGACTGTCAATGTAGAGGCCAACCTGGTTATCCGCATGGCTCGCACCATGATCTTCCCGGCTGCAATGCGCTACCAGGGACAGCTTGCTGAGACCTGCGAGAAACTCAAAGCAATCGGTCAGGACTTCAAGATGGAAGCACTCGAGGATGTTACCACCAAGCTGCGCGCTATGCAGGCAGAGGTCAACAACCTGGAGAAACTCTTGGCCCACGAGGCTGGTGACACCGAGGCACACGCCGTCTATATGTGCAACGAGATCCTGCCGGCCATGCTGAAAGTTCGTGAGCACGCTGACGCACTTGAAAAAGTTGTTGCTGACGATCTCTGGCCGCTGCCGTCTTACCAGGAAATGCTGTTCATCCGTTAA
- a CDS encoding CBS and ACT domain-containing protein: MYIGQIMHTNLVTVPPETTLVQARKIIESHKIEHLLVVDSNGKLIGVISDRDLKQNWASPATTLSTHELNYLLEKVEVQMFMVTTPKTVTPETTVERAALIMQQESISSLPVMSENALVGIVTSTDVMGVLLQAIGMEEDSVRLGVLVRDQIGRLAEVTSLLKKAGINIQSFFCWPVRKSPGISHLVMRVHRNDGEQAISALEGGGFKVLTQYEEDLQPFLPSTSD; the protein is encoded by the coding sequence ATGTATATCGGCCAGATCATGCACACCAACCTTGTCACCGTCCCCCCTGAAACCACTTTGGTGCAAGCCCGAAAAATTATAGAAAGCCACAAAATTGAGCATCTTCTGGTGGTGGACTCCAATGGAAAACTCATCGGAGTCATCTCCGATCGAGACCTCAAACAGAATTGGGCTTCACCAGCCACCACCCTCAGCACCCATGAACTCAATTACCTTCTGGAAAAGGTGGAGGTGCAGATGTTCATGGTGACGACACCCAAAACCGTTACCCCCGAGACCACCGTGGAGCGGGCCGCCTTGATCATGCAACAGGAGTCGATCAGCTCACTTCCGGTTATGTCCGAGAATGCCCTGGTCGGTATCGTGACCAGTACCGATGTTATGGGAGTATTACTGCAGGCAATAGGCATGGAAGAGGACAGTGTCCGCTTGGGTGTACTGGTGCGGGATCAGATTGGACGCCTGGCAGAGGTCACCTCGCTGCTCAAAAAGGCCGGAATTAATATCCAAAGCTTTTTCTGTTGGCCGGTACGGAAATCACCAGGGATCTCTCATCTAGTTATGCGCGTACATCGAAACGACGGGGAGCAGGCGATTAGCGCCCTGGAGGGAGGAGGGTTTAAAGTTCTGACCCAGTACGAGGAAGATCTACAGCCATTTCTTCCTAGCACTTCAGATTAA
- the glnA gene encoding type I glutamate--ammonia ligase has protein sequence MTRDEIMQIIKEKNVNFFRMQFVDIFGMMKNIAIPRSQIEKALDGQIMFDGSSIEGFVRINESDMYLKPDYDTFVVLPWREKDGSNAARIICDVYKPDGTPFEGCPRGNLKRVMAETKKLGYTMNVGTECEFFLFRRDENGRPTTITDDITGYFDVEPDDGGIECRRAIIETLEEMGFEIEASHHEVAEGQHEINFKYADAVTAADNTITYKWVVRSIAAEFGLAATFMPKPIFGINGSGMHTNQSLFNLDGTNAFYDDKGPLELSEIAYKYIAGIAKNARGFAAVTNPLVNSYKRLVAGYEAPVYIAWSASNRSALIRIPASRGLGTRTEVRCPDPTCNPYLAFAMMLCSGLDGVKNNLPAPPATNEDIFEMTPAEKEAAGIASLPANLQEALEALKENPIAKEALGEHILAKYLEGKEQEWDSYRTAVTDWELDNYLGKY, from the coding sequence ATGACACGTGACGAAATCATGCAAATTATCAAGGAGAAGAACGTTAACTTCTTCCGCATGCAGTTTGTCGACATTTTCGGCATGATGAAAAACATAGCCATTCCGCGCAGTCAGATCGAAAAAGCGCTGGACGGACAGATCATGTTTGACGGCTCTTCCATTGAAGGTTTTGTCCGCATCAACGAGTCCGACATGTACCTCAAGCCGGATTATGACACCTTTGTTGTCCTGCCTTGGCGTGAAAAAGATGGCTCCAATGCCGCCCGTATCATCTGCGACGTCTATAAACCCGACGGCACCCCCTTTGAGGGCTGTCCGCGCGGGAACCTCAAACGTGTCATGGCAGAGACCAAAAAACTTGGCTACACCATGAATGTTGGCACCGAGTGCGAGTTTTTCCTCTTCCGTCGCGATGAAAATGGTCGCCCCACCACCATAACAGATGACATTACCGGCTATTTTGACGTCGAGCCCGATGACGGTGGAATCGAATGCCGCCGCGCCATCATCGAAACTCTGGAAGAGATGGGCTTTGAGATCGAAGCCTCCCACCATGAGGTGGCTGAAGGCCAGCATGAGATCAACTTCAAATATGCCGACGCCGTCACCGCAGCCGACAACACCATCACCTATAAGTGGGTTGTCCGCTCTATCGCCGCCGAGTTCGGACTTGCTGCCACCTTCATGCCCAAACCGATATTTGGTATCAACGGATCCGGTATGCACACCAACCAGTCGCTGTTCAACCTGGACGGGACCAACGCTTTCTATGACGACAAAGGCCCGCTGGAACTCAGTGAAATTGCCTACAAATACATTGCGGGCATCGCCAAAAATGCGCGAGGTTTTGCTGCGGTCACCAACCCCTTGGTCAACTCCTACAAACGGTTGGTTGCCGGATACGAGGCACCAGTTTACATCGCCTGGTCGGCCTCCAACCGCTCAGCCCTGATTCGTATTCCTGCATCCCGTGGTCTGGGAACCCGCACCGAAGTACGTTGCCCGGATCCCACCTGCAACCCCTACCTGGCCTTTGCCATGATGCTCTGCTCCGGTCTTGACGGGGTCAAAAATAACCTGCCCGCGCCGCCTGCAACCAACGAGGATATCTTTGAGATGACCCCTGCTGAGAAGGAAGCAGCCGGTATCGCCAGCCTGCCGGCCAACCTCCAGGAGGCGCTTGAAGCCCTCAAAGAGAACCCTATTGCCAAGGAAGCCTTGGGTGAGCATATCCTTGCCAAATACCTTGAGGGCAAAGAGCAGGAATGGGACTCCTACCGAACCGCGGTCACCGACTGGGAGCTCGATAACTACCTGGGTAAGTATTAA
- the glnD gene encoding [protein-PII] uridylyltransferase, whose translation MASTLRPQQDALADAWRQGLSGQEILHRCATLVDDFIVNTYNAAPAVQNARGKIAVIALGGYGRSELYPYSDIDLLLVHDWWAKKSIPQVVEALLYPLWDEGFEVGHSVRGVKDAIAFAQEDFHFQVALLDARLLTGSEELFEELKNRYTKKILDGRRHQFVETMEEHIQERWQKYGSHTYLLEPHVKEGKGGLRDIQAMMWVAKGVFGLNDLSAIESSGMLEADNRQALEASWSMLAKIRNHVHLLNRRKSDHLIFELQEETANALDYQDESGQLGVEHFMGDVYGHLQTVSRITDLFFEHVHEILGLTSGGNVEQKLERSIVVRGGTIRLSSAEELTERPYLLMRLFLQAGRSGSPLHHRTRQVVTANLDKVDDHFRQSKRVSRVFIELLSQSNKIFDVLEAMLSTGLLPQYIPEFSGVESLAQHDLYHLYTVDRHSLQAVTELNALKKSHQELFAELEAPEVLYLAALLHDIGKGKQSDHSVLGAEMVEAIGKRLHLADDERETLAFLIRYHLYLPENAMRRDFTDREFIHQASELIGDVQRLTMLYLLTIADSKATGPSAWSDWKASLLSELYLSLKSCLGADCHVEQVGQDEEEQGIRWLQEQIAQRMEGKEIRIDIDSLPSDYLLSYSLDAVERHLEIHAEQSSKLRQQVKLFAEPGTRSWTLLIMGPDKVGLLAKFCGVLALHNLTVLSAEIFTWPDNIVVDTIEVVPSSSLSFDEQDWLKVENDLNLAINYRLDVGYQLHERSQPQSYRSQRQIQQLERKVVIDNTTSLQYTLVEVYGGDNRSALYQLTQTLADFGLAIHRARIATEVEQLIVIFYVSTQTGTKLEESSIQEKISMTLMRIIGADDAELEAASAS comes from the coding sequence ATGGCATCCACCTTACGTCCGCAGCAGGATGCTCTGGCCGATGCCTGGCGTCAGGGACTGAGCGGGCAGGAGATTCTGCACCGTTGTGCAACCTTGGTTGACGATTTTATCGTCAACACCTACAATGCTGCCCCTGCAGTGCAGAACGCTCGAGGAAAAATAGCTGTAATAGCTTTGGGCGGTTATGGACGGAGCGAGTTGTATCCGTATTCGGATATCGACTTGCTCCTGGTCCATGACTGGTGGGCGAAGAAATCTATCCCCCAGGTGGTTGAGGCGCTTCTCTACCCCTTGTGGGACGAAGGATTTGAAGTCGGTCACAGCGTTCGTGGTGTAAAGGACGCTATTGCCTTTGCCCAGGAAGATTTTCATTTTCAAGTAGCTCTTTTGGATGCTCGCCTTCTAACGGGCTCAGAGGAGCTGTTTGAGGAGTTGAAAAATCGCTACACCAAAAAAATTCTCGATGGTCGCCGTCATCAGTTTGTCGAGACCATGGAAGAACACATTCAGGAACGATGGCAAAAATACGGTTCACACACCTACCTGCTTGAGCCCCATGTCAAAGAAGGGAAAGGTGGCCTGCGTGATATTCAGGCCATGATGTGGGTGGCGAAAGGTGTTTTTGGACTCAACGATCTGTCGGCCATCGAGTCATCCGGAATGTTAGAAGCAGATAATCGTCAGGCCCTGGAAGCAAGCTGGTCCATGCTTGCAAAAATTCGGAACCATGTTCACCTGCTGAATCGCCGTAAAAGTGACCACCTGATCTTTGAATTGCAGGAAGAAACGGCCAACGCTCTCGACTATCAGGACGAATCCGGACAGCTGGGCGTCGAACATTTCATGGGTGATGTCTACGGACACCTGCAGACGGTCTCCCGCATCACTGACCTTTTTTTTGAACATGTTCATGAGATTTTAGGCCTCACCAGTGGCGGCAATGTTGAGCAAAAATTAGAACGCTCCATTGTTGTGCGTGGTGGGACCATTCGTTTGAGCTCAGCGGAGGAGCTAACTGAGCGGCCGTATCTTTTAATGCGCCTTTTCCTCCAGGCGGGAAGAAGTGGCTCCCCCCTGCATCACCGTACACGTCAGGTGGTAACTGCCAATCTGGATAAAGTTGACGATCATTTTCGTCAATCAAAACGGGTCAGTCGCGTATTTATTGAACTGCTGAGCCAGTCCAATAAAATCTTTGATGTTTTGGAGGCTATGCTCTCCACCGGATTACTCCCCCAATACATCCCGGAGTTTTCCGGAGTCGAGTCTCTAGCCCAGCATGATCTCTACCATCTGTACACTGTAGATAGACACTCTCTGCAGGCAGTGACGGAGCTCAATGCACTTAAAAAGAGTCACCAAGAGCTTTTTGCAGAGCTGGAGGCACCAGAGGTTCTCTACCTTGCAGCCCTACTCCACGACATTGGCAAGGGAAAACAGAGCGATCACTCGGTACTCGGCGCAGAGATGGTGGAGGCGATAGGGAAACGGTTGCATCTTGCTGATGACGAACGGGAAACGCTTGCCTTTCTGATCCGCTATCACCTCTATTTGCCCGAAAATGCCATGCGTCGCGACTTCACAGATCGTGAATTTATCCATCAGGCGTCTGAGCTGATTGGCGATGTGCAACGGTTGACCATGCTCTATCTTTTGACCATAGCCGACTCCAAGGCCACCGGGCCTTCAGCCTGGTCAGACTGGAAGGCAAGCCTGCTCTCCGAGCTCTACTTAAGTCTCAAATCCTGTCTGGGTGCGGACTGTCATGTTGAGCAAGTTGGTCAAGATGAGGAAGAACAAGGGATTCGCTGGCTTCAGGAACAAATCGCTCAGAGAATGGAAGGCAAGGAAATACGTATCGATATTGACAGCCTTCCTTCGGACTACCTGCTCAGCTACAGCCTTGACGCCGTTGAACGCCACCTTGAGATTCACGCGGAGCAATCTTCCAAGCTGAGGCAACAAGTCAAGCTCTTTGCCGAACCAGGTACCCGTTCTTGGACCCTGCTTATCATGGGGCCAGATAAGGTCGGATTATTGGCAAAATTCTGTGGCGTACTTGCCCTGCACAATCTCACCGTGCTCTCTGCTGAAATCTTTACCTGGCCAGATAATATTGTAGTGGACACCATTGAGGTTGTGCCTTCGTCCTCTCTGAGCTTTGACGAACAAGATTGGTTGAAGGTTGAAAACGATCTGAACCTGGCAATAAATTACCGACTCGATGTGGGCTACCAGTTGCACGAACGCAGCCAGCCACAGAGCTATCGAAGCCAGCGCCAGATCCAGCAACTTGAGCGCAAGGTGGTGATCGACAATACAACATCTCTGCAATACACCCTCGTCGAGGTGTATGGCGGAGACAACAGAAGCGCCCTTTATCAACTGACTCAGACACTGGCAGACTTTGGACTTGCCATACATCGGGCACGAATTGCCACAGAAGTGGAACAGTTGATCGTTATCTTTTATGTCAGTACCCAAACCGGTACCAAGCTTGAAGAGAGCAGCATACAAGAAAAAATCAGTATGACACTGATGCGCATTATCGGTGCCGATGATGCAGAGCTGGAAGCTGCCAGCGCATCGTAA